Proteins from one Candidatus Methylomirabilota bacterium genomic window:
- a CDS encoding enoyl-CoA hydratase, with translation MGYRTILVDRTDGIATITLNRPEARNALDLVMRRELLAILDELDVDAACRVVVLTGAGGHFSAGGDVKTMAAKRHTAAEGRARVESLNRFVVRLFEFPKPTIAMVDGFAVGAGCNIALGCDLVIASDRARFGEVFAKIGLVPDGGGTWLLPRLVGLAKAKELVFSADIIDAAEALRIGLVNRVVPAADLEKTTRAFAARIAAGPPAALSLAKALLNRSATVDLATSLGFEAYAQAQTITSEDHAEGVRAFLEKRPPTFTGA, from the coding sequence ATGGGCTATCGCACCATCCTGGTGGATCGGACCGACGGCATCGCGACCATCACCCTGAACCGGCCCGAGGCGCGCAATGCGCTGGACCTCGTGATGCGCCGCGAGCTGCTCGCGATCCTCGACGAGCTCGACGTCGACGCGGCGTGCCGCGTGGTGGTCCTCACCGGCGCGGGCGGGCACTTCTCGGCCGGCGGCGACGTGAAGACCATGGCGGCCAAGCGGCACACCGCGGCGGAGGGGCGCGCCCGGGTGGAATCGCTGAACCGCTTCGTCGTCCGGCTGTTCGAGTTCCCGAAGCCGACCATCGCGATGGTGGACGGCTTCGCGGTGGGCGCCGGATGCAACATCGCCCTGGGCTGCGACCTGGTGATCGCGTCGGACCGGGCCCGCTTCGGCGAGGTGTTCGCCAAGATCGGTCTCGTGCCGGACGGCGGCGGGACCTGGCTGCTCCCGCGCCTGGTCGGGCTCGCCAAGGCCAAGGAGCTCGTGTTCTCCGCCGACATCATCGACGCGGCCGAAGCCCTGCGCATCGGGCTCGTCAACCGCGTGGTGCCCGCGGCCGATCTGGAGAAGACCACGCGGGCATTCGCGGCGCGCATCGCGGCCGGCCCGCCCGCCGCGCTGAGCCTCGCCAAGGCCCTGCTGAACCGCTCGGCCACCGTGGACCTGGCCACGTCGCTGGGCTTCGAGGCCTACGCCCAGGCCCAGACCATCACCTCGGAGGACCACGCCGAGGGGGTCCGCGCCTTCCTCGAGAAGCGGCCGCCGACCTTCACCGGCGCGTGA